From the Candidatus Brocadia sp. genome, the window GTCATTTCATCATACCCCATCTTATCAAGCGCTTTGAGGATGTTTGAGGGAAGGTCAAGTTCACTAAATTTCATGTGTTTTTATTTTTCCTTTTTAATGTTTTGTCTTTACGCCTCTGCGATGAATTAAACTGTTACGAAAGTAATAATGGATTATTTATAAATTACCTCTTTTCTCTGTAATATTAGCATAAATTTTCATGGGATGTTAGAAATTTCCCGGGACATAACCCGAACGTGTCGGAAAAGACCGTAGTGGCAAGGCGCGCCTTGCCACTACATAAAATACTTTTGCCGAAAATGTAAAAATAATTTTTATAAGACACTACTGTGGTCTGGTCCAACTTACTGCCATTGAATTAGCGCAGTGGATTCAATAGGTATTCCAGTCCGTTCAGCTTGATTTCATAGACACACTCAAGCATATTGCCCAATTCACCTTTCGGGAATCCCTGCTGGGCAAACCACACAATATACGCATCAGGCAAATCAATCAGTAATCGACCTTTATATTTGCCAAACGGCATGCGAGTCCGCACAACCGTTAAAAGATACTCTTTATTCGAAAACATGTCGTCCAGTTTTCCTTGCATGTATAAGGGCATTTGATTCATACCTGACAGCAAAAGTAAACAACGTTTTCCCAAACCGTCATCAGGAAAGATGTATCCCCTTTAGCACATATATCCTCACAGGAAACAACGAGAAGCTTTATTGTCTTACATACGATCAACTTTGGCAAACCGATAATACAAACTGATATGCTTTTTGTCAAACTATCCAATCCTGAATTTCTTTTCTTTCTGTCTTCTGCCCCCATCTCCTTTCGTTATCCTTTGTTTCTCATTGCTTAGTAAGTAATGCATCTAAAAAGCAGTAATAAGTGATCCTGACAAAGCCGTCCACCTAGTTTATGGGATATTCTTTGATAACTCTTTCCTTCTCTGGTAAAATAATTCATAATTCAAAAATCATTTATAGTAAGTGAGGGAAAAAAATGTCTTTAGAAGAAGGAAATATCCGTGTCTGAATGGATTCACATAGAGAAGGACCCGAAACATCGTGCTAGGGAAAAGCTGAAGGCACAGGAGATGAAAAAATCCCAGTGGTGGAAGAACAAGATTTCCCAGGGGATATGCTATTACTGCCAGGAAACCTTCCTCCCGGATGAACTAACCATGGATCATGTGGTACCACTAGCGAGGGGAGGTAGAAGTACAAAGGGGAATATCGTACCATGTTGTAAGGGGTGCAACAATAAGAAAAAATACTTAACCCCGGCAGAAATCGTATTAAACAAATTGAAGCAGCAGGATACAGCAGAACATTTTAGGAAATAAAGCATTGAGCCGGTAAACAGGCATTACTAAATGATCTGATTTGGCAGGAAATCACCACTTGAAACGCTCTCGCAGATTATCCTTTTCTACGAAATCTTACTCGCGGACACCTTCTGCTTTTATGCCACCAGTCTCCCGTCTGTGCAAACATGGTGTATCCACCTCTACCTAATTTACGATTTTTGTTTTATTTCAATCAGGTTGCCAGAAAAATCCTTGAGGAAGTAGACGGTCTTATCCTTATGCCTTCCCATGATAATATCCACGCTGGACAGCCGCGCCTTTTCTGTAACTTCTGAAAAATTATTCAGCATGATACCGAAATGGGTGAAATTGGGGTTGGCGTGATGAAAATCAGATATGAATACCTCGATCTTTATCCCGGTTTTTTCAAAAACGAGCACTTTGATCTCCCGGGAAAGAGAAAACAATTGTTCTGAAAGTTCCGGGGTCAGGAGAATTTCTCGTGTTTTTTCAAGACCTAAAAATCACGATAAAATTGTAGCGCCTGTTCTTCGCTCTTATTTGTGATACCAATGTGATTTAATTCCATGACATATTATAATAATTAATCATTTAATATGCAAGCACAAGATGCCTTGGAAACTTTTCCCCAAGTAACTCGCTGCGGTATCATCCATCAGTAGCCCAACTTTCTGTGAAAGTTGGGCTAGAGCAGTGTATTGCATGCCACTCAGTTATGACCCCTGGCGTTGTAAGGGATTATAAGAAGAGTGCACATTCAAGGGCAGAACCGAGCCCAACGGGTTGTGATACCTGTCATGGTAATAACCACCAGAAACTGACCATGCCGTCATCAAAGGCTTGTGGTACCAGTGAGTGCCACGAGACGCAGTACAGCGAGTCAGGTCAGGGTGGTACGGTTCACATGCTTCCTGTTCGAGCTTTGCCCAGGTGGAATGCGCATGGTCAATTGAGAGACCACCAGGGGATACGGCTGGTTGTACATTCTGCCATACCAGCTCAGAAGAGAGGTGCAGCACCTGCCACCAGAGGCATCAGTGTGCGACGATTGTCACTCACCAAGGTTTGCAAAGGAAAACTTACAGGCATTGGATGAATCCGTTAAGGATGCAGGTTTGAAGTATCGTGAGACGTTCAAGGTAGCTGAAGACCTTGTCAAGGATGGTGTTGCTGATCCGATGCCAAAGGACTTGTGCCCTGATTGGTCAGGTCAGCATGTCTGGAGTTTGAAGATTGGTGCATACCATGATGGTCCTGAATACGGCGGAAAGACGGGTGAGTCAGGTGAGTTCAGGATGTCGAACTGCACAGATATTGAGAGGCTTTGCTTCAAGAGCGTTGGATACTTCCAGACCTACATTTACAAGGGTATGGCACACGGTTCATGGAACGACGCCACATACTCGGATGGTTCGTTCGGTATGGATCGTTGGTTGGTCAACGTAAAACAGGATGCTTCCCAGGCAAGGAGACTTGCAGCGATCGAGAAGAAGGTTGGCATTACCTGGGTTCCGGAGAGTTTCTGGAAGACAGGCGAATGGCTTGATCAGATGACAGGTCCTTACATTGTGAAGAATCACCCTGGAAAGACGATCTTCGATCTGTGCCCGGATCCAGGTTGGTTAGATACGCACCATGCACCTGCTGAGGAAGTTGAGTACATCAACAGAAAGTTAAAGGAACTGGGTATGAAAGACGGCAGCGCCGAACACCATCCCGATCCTGGTGCGAGGTCTATGGAGCCACACTAGCCCGACGGGTCTTCTCCTCGCCAATCCTTTCATACTCTCCTTCCTGAAGCACGCGCAGTAACTTGCTTTGTAGTTCCAAGGGTATATCTCCTACCTCATCAAGAAAGAGTGTCCACGGTCTGCAAGCTGGAATCGACCCATCCTATCCCTCAGCGCTCCCGTGAATGAACCCTTTACGTGTCCAAAAAACTCGCTCTCAAAAAGTTCTCGGGGGATGGAAGCACAGTTGACTTTAATGAGGGGTTGATTTTTCGCTTGCTTCTTTGATGAATTGCATGGACGATGAGTTCTTTTCCCGTCCCGGGCTCCCCGTGAATAAGCACCGTTGCGTCGGTAGGTGCAACCATCTCTATATTGCCGAAGAATATTTTGCAATGCAGGGCTCTGCCCCACAATGGTTCCAAAGGTAGTTACGTCCCGGACCTTATCGCGAAGATATTCGTTTTCCAGTTCCAGCCGATGGCGTAATTGTTCGCTTTCCTCAAATGCCCTCGCATTGGCTATCGCTGATGCGGCATTGTAAGCAAAGGTTCGGAGCATCACCAGGTACGATTGATCCAGGACCTTTCGGCTAAAAAGGGCGAGCACGCCGAGAGTTTCATTCCGAAACACAAGCGGTTGCCCTGCAAAACTGGCTATTTTTTCCCGTTTTGCCCATTCCTGGTCCAGCAGCCAGTTTGGATGCTCGATGATGTTGTTGCGCAAAATAGCCTTGCCTGTTCCACCATTATTGCCTATTTTCCCGGTGGCAGTAATATCATTTGGCTCCGTTGTGTAAAGGGGAAATCGTTTATAATGGTCTTTAAGCCAGGTATAGCGTTGTTTGTTATGAAACGATAGACCATTGCTTGCCACCAGATGCAGGCATTTTGTTTGATCAGGGCAATTTTTCAACCAGGGGCAGATATTGCATATATCGCCCGGTTCTATGAGCCAAATTCTGGCTAGAACAACATCTGGGTCGTCAGCCAACCCATTCACGATATTACGAAAAACAACATCCACTGACCGTTCATTGGCTACTGACAGGGCAATGGATTGAAAAGAATTCAAGATTCATAATTTGCAGTGTAAATACGGATTTTTATAATGATTTGTATTCTTTCAGTAATTTCCTGAATTTGTTAACCGTCACTTCATATACTCCTTTTCCGGCAAAGTCAACCCCGGCATCTTTCAGGATTTCAAGCGGTTCTTTATGCGATCCTGCACCCAGAAAAGTCAGGTAATCTTCGACGGCGCCTTTTATGCCGGAGGTTACCCGCTCGGATAAGGCTATTGCAGCAGACAGACTGGTAGCATATTTATATACATAAAAGGCATTGTAAAAATGGGGAATTCTCGCCCACTCGTAGTTTAACTGCTCATCAATAACCATCCCCTTACCCAGATAGGCCTCAAGATTTTTCCGGTACATGTCGGTTATGCTTTTTGCAATCAATACCTTGCCGGATTCTGCCATCTCATGAATATCCTTTTCAAAATTTGCAAACATGGTCTGCCTGAAGAAAGTTGCCTCTATGCGTTTCATGCTGTGATAGAGAAAGAACTTCTTCTCTTCAACGGATTTGGCAATCTTTGACATGTGATCAAACAGTAAAGCTTCATTGAATGTCGAGGCCACCTCGGCCAGAAAGATAGGATTTTGATAATAGAGATAGGGTTGATTTTCAATGGAGTAATCACGATGCAGGCAGTGACCGAATTCATGTGCAAATGTTGAAACATCAGAGAACTTTTCCGTATAATTTAAGAAAATTAATCCCCGGCTCGCATAACTCCCCCAGGAGAATGCCCCTGACCTTTTGCCGGGAGATTCAAATACATCAATTACCCTTGCACGAACAGTAGAATCGTATTTTCTGAGATATTCTGCGCCAAGAGGTTCAAACGCTGTACGAACCAGTTCAATAGCCTCCTCATAGGGATATTTCTTATCAACCTCACGAACCAGGGGGACATAATTATCATAGAAGTGTAATTCTTCAATTCCAAGCTCTTCCTGTTTCAGGGCATTGAACTCGCTGACCACATCAATATTTTCCTTTGCGACTGCTATAAGATTAATAAAAACCGTGGTTGGCACGTAATCGGGAAACAGGGACATTTCCAGCATTGACGAATAGTTGCGCACCTTCGCCATCTTAATGTTTGCCAGCACGTTTGCAGCGTAGGTATTTGCCAGGACGTCAATGTTCTGCAGGTAAGGCCGGTAATAATAATCAAACGCTTTTTGCCGGAGAGCACGGTCGGGTGATTCTAACAGTTGCGCGTACCTTGCATGAGAGAGGAGGATTATTTCTCCCTTGTGTTCAAATTCCTGGAATGAAATATTATTATTATTGTAGGCCGAAAAAATATCATCGGGCTTACTCAAGGCAATTTCCAGTTCCGCCAGGACAGTCTCCGTCTCTTCAGAAAGGATATGAGGTTTGTACCGGGCATAACTTTCCAGATAGAAGCGATACCCTGCCAGTTGAGAATTTTCACGAATCATGGTATCGATATCATCCCGTGATAAAGAGGATAACTCTTTTTTTATGAAAACAGTTTGTGCAGAAATCTTCGATGCGAGCAGTTCGATACGACTTTTCATCTCTTCATATACAGCATTTCTGGTATCCTCAAAAAAGCGGACATGCGCATACACATGTAAATTTTCTCTCATGATAGAATAGTTAATATAAAACTGCATGAACTGCCCGAACTTGCGGGGATTGGCAAGTAAGCCTTTGAACTCAAGAAGCCGGGGAAGTTCTTTTTCCACCTTCCGGCAGTCTTCTTCCCAAGTATCATCCGATGCATACAAAGCAGACAAATCCCATTTGTATTTGTCTTCTATTTGATCTCTGGTTCTATTCTTGCTCATACTATATTTTTGCGCCTCCAGGATTCCGCTATCAAATATCAAAGATATAAACTTGGATACATTATTTTGTACTTTAAAAAAATCGTGGATGTTTCTTTTTAGAAATGAAAGTTTTTCCCGTAAAGTAGTAGACAGAACAGGGTTTTATTGTAGGCTTGATTTGTATATGGGGTAGGACATCAATGAGGAGTTTACTTTGGCCTATTATAGGTCATTTTGGAAGTTTATCAATAATCTTATTTTTCCTTGCAAAACATCTCTTTTGTTTTTAAGACTGTAAATTGCTTAAATATTGCCTTACACTCCCTCTTCCGTTTACCGTACCATGTTAATATCTTTTTAGATGTTTCTTGCTATCCCCTTGATTATGTCCCTGATTTCTGGTACATTTACTTTTTTATAGTGTATTCCTTCCTGGTTTATTGTTGTGAAATCTTACAACTCTGGATATAGAGAGGAATGCTCTTGTCTTCTACCCTTCTTAAATTTATACAAAATTTTTCACTACCAGGAAAACATGCCACAAGAGCTGACCTATACAATAAGTCGGACAATTATACGTATTTACACACGATTGATGCTCA encodes:
- a CDS encoding HNH endonuclease is translated as MKKSQWWKNKISQGICYYCQETFLPDELTMDHVVPLARGGRSTKGNIVPCCKGCNNKKKYLTPAEIVLNKLKQQDTAEHFRK
- the pepF gene encoding oligoendopeptidase F, giving the protein MSKNRTRDQIEDKYKWDLSALYASDDTWEEDCRKVEKELPRLLEFKGLLANPRKFGQFMQFYINYSIMRENLHVYAHVRFFEDTRNAVYEEMKSRIELLASKISAQTVFIKKELSSLSRDDIDTMIRENSQLAGYRFYLESYARYKPHILSEETETVLAELEIALSKPDDIFSAYNNNNISFQEFEHKGEIILLSHARYAQLLESPDRALRQKAFDYYYRPYLQNIDVLANTYAANVLANIKMAKVRNYSSMLEMSLFPDYVPTTVFINLIAVAKENIDVVSEFNALKQEELGIEELHFYDNYVPLVREVDKKYPYEEAIELVRTAFEPLGAEYLRKYDSTVRARVIDVFESPGKRSGAFSWGSYASRGLIFLNYTEKFSDVSTFAHEFGHCLHRDYSIENQPYLYYQNPIFLAEVASTFNEALLFDHMSKIAKSVEEKKFFLYHSMKRIEATFFRQTMFANFEKDIHEMAESGKVLIAKSITDMYRKNLEAYLGKGMVIDEQLNYEWARIPHFYNAFYVYKYATSLSAAIALSERVTSGIKGAVEDYLTFLGAGSHKEPLEILKDAGVDFAGKGVYEVTVNKFRKLLKEYKSL